A portion of the Saccharomyces paradoxus chromosome XV, complete sequence genome contains these proteins:
- the NFI1 gene encoding SUMO ligase NFI1 (SUMO E3 ligase~similar to YOR156C): protein MASVMSNNNSDNNASYMFTNPLSSTGGGLINEIKDAINEMEQLKVLELKQICKSLDLAITGKKAVLQDRIKQFLRKSCDIGHIDPWRPKAIKILIAKVKINSSLPKYSTLWETLKTGAFKHPVASGQLPVTALQGTVLRPLSQQQALAYSFTSPFYKPIVQIPDANKKLKQSAGRGCTKMKFKVSKSNHDLLKSNKSYKLYLFSGFSIPFIYETVGHEAIDFPYPCELVFNGTKLEDNVKGLKKQNGTGNPANLTPYLRSPIEMNQLDLHYLNIDKEYSISCFIVEVFSPELLLENILKRPKIIKQATIAYIKRTLNEQDDEDIITTSTVLTLQCPISCTRMKYPAKTEQCKHIQCFDALWFLHSQSQVPTWQCPICQHSIKFDQLKISEFVNSIIQGCKEDVEQVEISVDGSWKPIHESSAVITDDVNQNHSVKSENQGTVKQEQDYDSRNAFDINLHDGSNHNEPEIISLDSSDDEVFVPVGKNFTTNENPHTEQLRADVFPSESEGSSDYNPNHTSTPKGSPTMDQNQYQDDFQMRSFLNQGMNTNINDTPTNNSSINSFVTATNGDSRIFYNRGPSTPLLPTALQNLTNQTEAQRNLYGSNYNNTAHDHNILGIEGDLPPIPHVDANSEAETEVPTRVISAAQLPPYIHVSTSGHGDDGKIRKRRHSNVSIYIPKNPYATLMKRRPQANHAIMNKTLAQPNDFNAPTQDNSEVVDLTSD, encoded by the coding sequence ATGGCAAGTGTCATgtcaaataataatagcGACAATAATGCCAGTTATATGTTTACGAACCCCTTGTCCAGTACAGGAGGTGGTCTCataaatgaaataaaagatgCAATAAATGAAATGGAACAATTAAAGGTTTTAGAATTAAAGCAAATATGCAAATCTTTGGATTTAGCGATAACAGGCAAAAAAGCTGTCTTGCAAGACCGaataaaacaatttttGAGGAAATCCTGTGATATTGGACATATAGATCCGTGGAGGCCCAAGGCTATAAAGATTCTTATTGCAAAAGTAAAGATAAACTCATCGTTACCCAAATACTCTACCCTCTGGGAAACTTTGAAGACGGGTGCGTTCAAGCATCCTGTAGCATCAGGCCAACTACCCGTGACAGCTCTCCAAGGTACTGTGTTACGGCCTCTTTCCCAACAACAAGCTTTAGCATATTCCTTTACCTCACCGTTTTACAAGCCCATAGTACAAATACCGGATGCCAATAAGAAGCTGAAGCAATCTGCAGGAAGGGGTTGCACAaagatgaaattcaaaGTAAGCAAATCTAATCATgatcttttgaaatctaACAAGAGTTATAAattatatttgttttccGGATTTTCAATACCGTTTATATATGAAACTGTGGGTCATGAGGCAATAGATTTCCCATATCCCTGTGAACTAGTGTTTAATGGCACTAAGTTAGAGGACAATGTGAAAGGtttaaagaaacaaaatggGACAGGCAATCCCGCAAATTTGACGCCTTACCTTAGATCGCCAATAGAGATGAATCAACTAGACTTGCATTATCTCAATATCGATAAGGAGTATTCTATAAGTTGCTTTATAGTGGAAGTTTTTTCACCTGAACTTCTTCTGGAAAACATTCTTAAAAGGCCTAAAATTATTAAGCAAGCCACCATAGCATACATCAAAAGAACCTTGAATGAgcaagatgatgaagatattatAACCACTTCCACGGTGTTGACTTTGCAGTGTCCCATATCGTGTACAAGAATGAAGTATCCGGCGAAGACCGAACAATGCAAGCATATCCAATGTTTTGATGCTCTCTGGTTTCTTCACTCCCAGTCACAAGTCCCTACATGGCAGTGTCCAATTTGCCAACACTCTATAAAATTCGATCAGTTGAAGATTTCCGAATTTGTCAACAGCATTATCCAAGGTTGCAAAGAAGATGTTGAACAAGTTGAGATATCTGTTGACGGCTCATGGAAACCAATTCATGAAAGTTCAGCGGTTATTACGGATGATGTTAACCAAAACCATAGTGTGAAAAGCGAGAACCAGGGTACCGTCAAACAAGAGCAAGATTACGACAGCAGAAACGCCTTCGACATCAATTTGCATGATGGCTCGAACCACAACGAACCCGAAATAATTTCTCTGGATAGCTCAGATGATGAAGTCTTTGTGCCGGTTGGTAAAAACTTCACAACGAATGAGAACCCTCATACTGAACAATTAAGGGCAGACGTATTTCCCTCAGAATCAGAAGGATCCAGTGACTACAACCCCAATCATACATCAACACCGAAAGGTTCTCCTACTATGGACCAAAACCAGTATCAAGATGATTTTCAGATGAGATCATTCTTGAATCAAGGTATGAATACAAATATAAATGACACACCTACAAACAATAGCAGTATTAACTCTTTTGTTACAGCGACAAATGGTGACAGCAGAATATTCTACAACAGAGGGCCATCAACGCCGTTATTACCAACTGCTCTACAAAATTTGACTAATCAAACAGAAGCGCAGAGGAATCTGTACGGATCAAATTACAATAATACAGCACATGATCATAATATTTTGGGAATAGAAGGTGATTTGCCTCCAATCCCCCATGTGGACGCAAATTCAGAAGCAGAAACTGAAGTACCGACAAGGGTCATATCAGCGGCACAACTCCCTCCATACATACACGTGAGCACCAGTGGTCATGGCGatgatggaaaaattagaaagaGAAGGCATTCTAATGTTTCCATTTACATTCCGAAGAATCCGTATGCCACGCTTATGAAACGGAGACCACAAGCAAATCATGCCATAATGAATAAAACACTGGCACAACCTAATGACTTTAACGCACCGACTCAAGATAACTCAGAAGTGGTTGATTTAACATCAGACTGA
- the PUP1 gene encoding proteasome core particle subunit beta 2 (Beta 2 subunit of the 20S proteasome~similar to YOR157C), whose protein sequence is MAGLSFDNYQRNSFLTENSHTQPKATSTGTTIVGVKFNNGVVIAADTRSTQGPIVADKNCAKLHRISPKIWCAGAGTAADTEAVTQLIGSNIELHSLYTSREPRVVSALQMLKQHLFKYQGHIGAYLIVAGVDPTGSHLFSIHAHGSTDVGYYLSLGSGSLAAMAVLESHWKQDLTKDEAIKLASDAIQAGIWNDLGSGSNVDVCVMEIGKDAEYLRNYLTPNVRELKQKSYKFPRGTTAVLKESIVNICDIQEEQIDITA, encoded by the coding sequence ATGGCAGGTTTATCATTTGACAattatcaaagaaatagtTTCCTAACGGAAAATTCGCACACACAACCTAAGGCGACTTCCACTGGTACCACCATTGTAGGCGTAAAATTTAATAACGGGGTGGTGATTGCAGCAGATACAAGGTCAACACAAGGTCCAATTGTCGCAGACAAGAATTGCGCGAAGTTGCATAGAATTTCCCCCAAAATATGGTGTGCTGGTGCCGGTACCGCCGCCGATACTGAGGCAGTTACTCAGTTGATCGGGTCTAACATTGAATTGCATTCCTTATACACTTCTAGAGAACCAAGAGTAGTCTCTGCTTTACAAATGCTCAAGCAACACCTATTTAAGTACCAAGGCCATATTGGTGCTTATTTGATTGTTGCTGGTGTAGACCCTACAGGATCTCACTTGTTCTCAATTCATGCACATGGTTCTACTGACGTGGGCTACTACCTTTCTTTAGGTTCTGGTTCTCTAGCGGCAATGGCCGTGTTGGAATCACACTGGAAGCAAGACCTTACAAAGGACGAAGCCATCAAGTTGGCCTCTGATGCAATCCAGGCTGGTATCTGGAATGATTTGGGGTCTGGTTCTAATGTGGACGTGTGTGTCATGGAAATAGGTAAAGATGCAGAATACTTGAGAAATTACTTAACTCCGAATGTGAGAGAATTAAAGCAAAAGAGCTACAAGTTCCCCAGGGGCACAACTGCTGTGCTGAAGGAAAGTATTGTCAACATTTGTGACAtacaagaagaacaaatcgACATAACAGCGTGA
- the PET123 gene encoding mitochondrial 37S ribosomal protein mS26 PET123 (Mitochondrial ribosomal protein of the small subunit~similar to YOR158W), which translates to MGKGAAKYGFKSGIFPTTRSILKNPTTKQTDIINKVKSPKPKGVLGIGYAKGVKHPKGSHRLSPKVTFIDVDNLIAQTVAEPQSIKSGNGPAQKIRLQKAELRRGFLIEAFRKEEARLLHKHEFLQKRTKELEKAKELELEKLNKEKSSDLTIMTLDKMMSQPLLRDRSPEESELLKLKRNYNRSLLNFQAYKKKLNELLNLYHVANEFIVTESQLLKKIDKVFNDETQEFTDAYDVTSSFTQFGNRKSLLSGNSTLQTQINNAIMGSLTNEKFFDISLVDSYLNKDLRQISDRIDSKLNFSSNEAGNGDNNNTTNL; encoded by the coding sequence aTGGGGAAAGGTGCGGCCAAGTATGGTTTCAAAAGTGGGATTTTCCCCACAACTAGGTCCATTCTGAAGAACCCCACTACAAAGCAGACGGATATTATCAACAAGGTAAAATCTCCCAAGCCCAAAGGTGTTCTTGGTATTGGGTATGCCAAGGGTGTGAAACATCCAAAAGGGTCACATAGATTGTCACCTAAGGTGACTTTTATCGATGTGGATAATCTTATTGCGCAGACTGTTGCTGAACCACAGAGTATTAAATCCGGTAATGGTCCAGCCCAGAAAATAAGATTACAAAAAGCCGAATTGAGAAGGGGTTTCTTGATTGAAGCATTTCGCAAGGAAGAGGCTAGGCTATTGCATAAACACGAATTTTTGCAGAAGAGAACAAAGGAACtggaaaaagcaaaagaacTGGAACTAGAAAAACTgaataaggaaaaatcTTCAGATTTGACTATAATGACTCTAGATAAAATGATGTCTCAACCTCTTTTGAGGGACAGATCACCGGAAGAAAGTGAACtgttgaagttgaaaagaaattacaaCAGATCATTGTTAAATTTTCAGgcatataaaaaaaagctaaacGAATTATTGAACCTATATCATGTCGCTAATGAATTCATCGTCACAGAATCCCAACTGCTAAAGAAAATCGATAAGGTGTTTAACGATGAAACGCAAGAATTCACCGATGCTTACGATGTAACTTCTAGCTTCACACAATTTGGAAATAGAAAATCACTCCTTTCAGGCAATTCCACGTTACAAACCCAAATCAATAACGCAATAATGGGTTCATTGACAAACGAAAAGTTTTTCGATATCTCTCTTGTGGATTCGTATCTGAACAAGGATTTACGGCAAATTTCCGACAGGATTGATTCTAAATTAAACTTCTCCTCTAATGAAGCTGGAAATggtgataataataatacaacCAACTTGTAA
- the SME1 gene encoding mRNA splicing protein SME1 (Core Sm protein Sm E~similar to YOR159C), producing MSNKVKSKAMVPPINCIFNYLQQQTPVTIWLFEQIGIRIRGKIVGFDEFMNVVIDEAVEIPVNSADGKEDVEKGTPLGKILLKGDNITLITSAD from the coding sequence ATGTCGAACAAAGTTAAAAGCAAGGCTATGGTGCCACCAATAAATTGCATATTCAACTACTTACAACAGCAAACACCAGTAACAATATGGTTATTCGAGCAAATCGGCATAAGAATCAGAGGTAAAATAGTGGGATTTGATGAGTTCATGAATGTTGTCATCGATGAAGCCGTGGAAATTCCCGTCAATAGTGCCGATGGCAAAGAAGATGTGGAGAAGGGTACACCCTTGGGGAAAATCCTGTTGAAAGGTGATAATATCACATTAATAACATCAGCGGATTGA
- the MTR10 gene encoding mRNA transport regulator MTR10 (Nuclear import receptor~similar to YOR160W) has translation MENLQVSDIETALQCISSTASQDDKNKALQFLEQFQRSTVAWSICNEILSKQDPTNSFLELNIFAAQTLRNKVTYDLSQLENNLPQFKDSLLALLLSHNQKLIITQLNVALARLAIQFLEWQNPIFEIISLLNSSPSILLNFLRILPEETLDIASTPLTEVEFNSRIHELVDPIAEDVLKFLVSCIDLLQNTDETSNSSISLEQILRCLNSWSYEFPIEQLLTVQPLINLVFETISNANENDMDAFDSAIDCLCVILRESRDTTNEQLISALFQQLMLLQEKLLPTLIMDHPLNDEYDSDLLEGMTRLFVEAGEAWSVVISKNPDFFKPMVLVLLMLTCKNEDLDVVSYTFPFWFNFKQSLVLPRYQDSRKAYSDIFVKLINGIITHLQYPSGQFSSKEEEDKFKDFRYHMGDVLKDCTAVVGTSEALSQPLIRIKSAIENNNSWQVMEAPLFSLRTMAKEISLSENTILPEIIKIICNLPEQAKIRYASTLVLGRYTEWTAKHPELLEIQLQYIFNGFQLHEGSSDMQSIITASSHALMFFCSDCSKLLVGYIDQLINFFLNVQNSIDIESQFELCQGLSAVINNQPESKVSVIFEKLIGDNLQQIEALVPQWKANPTLFAPQIADKVDLLYALFEELKPRYSYPQQGSEPLLPRIEFIWKALRTLLVDAGAMSDGIIVERVAKLLRRIFERFHVFCEPILPSVAEFLIQGYLTTGYGSYLWCSGSLIVIFGDDESFPISQDLKDAVWKFALSQCETFILNFSKLDKLQLNDYHEAIIDFFSLITDLIMFYPGAFLNSTELLSPVLNVALECVNKLDNYDAYICILRCLDDIISWGFKTPPISTVSIEIVPDEWRNQVINEVVISHGNQLILVLFIGLVTTFENTAHSDAISCIVKCLRILTEANNSDPTICVDWIYNVVEQLGQVTVNERDNLAKAIVEGLNSRDYRKVREGIRAFVGWYSRKNVNSRFE, from the coding sequence ATGGAAAACTTGCAGGTGTCTGATATAGAAACCGCTTTACAATGCATATCGTCTACTGCATCTcaagatgataaaaataaagcgCTTCAATTTTTAGAGCAATTTCAAAGGTCCACCGTGGCCTGGTCTATTTGCAATGAGATTTTATCTAAGCAAGATCCTACAAACTCTTTTCTGGAATTAAACATTTTTGCTGCGCAAACTCTAAGGAATAAAGTCACATACGATCTATCACAATTAGAAAATAACCTTCCACAATTCAAGGATTCTTTGTTGGCGCTTTTATTGTCCCATAACCAAAAATTGATTATTACACAACTGAATGTCGCATTAGCACGTTTAGCGATCCAATTTTTAGAATGGCAGAATCCAATTTTCGAGATCATTTCATTATTGAATTCTTCGCCATCTATATTATTGAACTTCTTAAGAATTTTACCTGAAGAAACTCTAGACATTGCCTCTACTCCGTTGACGGAAGTAGAGTTCAATTCCAGAATTCATGAACTGGTTGATCCTATAGCAGAAGACGTGTTGAAGTTTCTTGTCTCATGCATAGACCTATTACAAAACACAGATGAAACTTCCAACTCATCTATTTCATTAGAACAAATTTTACGTTGTTTAAACTCTTGGTCGTATGAATTCCCAATTGAACAACTGCTGACCGTACAACCCTTAATAAACCTCGTATTTGAGACTATTTCCAACgctaatgaaaatgatatgGACGCATTCGATTCTGCTATTGATTGTCTCTGTGTTATCCTCAGAGAAAGCAGAGATACTACCAATGAGCAGTTGATTTCTGCTTTATTTCAACAGCTAATGcttttacaagaaaaattattgcCTACTTTAATTATGGACCATCCTTTGAATGATGAATATGATAGCGATCTCCTAGAAGGCATGACACGGCTATTCGTGGAAGCTGGCGAGGCTTGGTCAGTTGTTATTTCTAAAAACcctgattttttcaaaccaaTGGTTTTGGTATTATTGATGTTGACCTGCAAAAATGAAGACTTAGATGTCGTTTCCTATACTTTCCCATTTTGGTTTAATTTTAAACAAAGTTTAGTTTTGCCAAGGTATCAAGACTCGAGAAAAGCTTACtctgatatttttgttaaatTAATAAACGGTATAATTACTCATTTACAATACCCGTCAGGCCAATTTTCATccaaggaagaagaagataaatttAAGGATTTCAGGTATCATATGGGTGATGTGTTGAAGGATTGTACTGCAGTGGTGGGAACCTCTGAGGCCTTATCACAACCACTAATAAGAATCAAGTCTGCaatagaaaacaacaatagcTGGCAAGTGATGGAGGCCccattattttctttaagaACGATGGctaaagaaatttctttgagCGAAAACACCATTTTACCAGAAATTATCAAGATCATTTGTAACCTTCCAGAGCAGGCCAAAATTAGATACGCATCAACATTGGTTCTTGGTAGATATACCGAATGGACAGCCAAGCATCCAGAACTACTGGAAATTCAATTGCAGTATATTTTCAATGGTTTCCAACTGCATGAGGGTTCATCTGATATGCAAAGTATAATCACCGCGTCATCACATGCATTAATGTTCTTTTGTTCGGATTGCTCAAAACTATTAGTTGGATACATTGATCAATTGAtcaacttcttcctcaATGTGCAAAATTCGATTGATATTGAGTCACAATTTGAACTATGTCAAGGCCTTAGTGCAGTAATAAATAACCAGCCAGAGTCCAAAGTTTCAGTAATATTCGAAAAACTCATAGGTGATAATTTGCAACAAATTGAGGCCTTGGTTCCTCAATGGAAAGCAAATCCAACGCTATTTGCCCCACAGATTGCCGATAAGGTTGATTTGCTATATGCgctttttgaagaattgaaacCTAGATACAGTTATCCTCAGCAGGGATCTGAACCTTTACTCCCCAGAATAGAATTCATTTGGAAAGCTCTAAGAACGCTGCTAGTTGATGCAGGAGCAATGTCAGATGGTATTATTGTGGAAAGAGTAGCTAAATTGCTACGCAGAATTTTTGAGAGATTCCATGTATTTTGTGAACCAATATTACCTTCTGTTGCCGAATTTCTAATCCAAGGCTATTTAACAACTGGATATGGTTCCTATTTGTGGTGTTCAGGTTCtcttattgttatttttggtGACGATGAATCATTCCCCATATCCCAGGATCTAAAGGATGCAGTCTGGAAGTTCGCTTTATCCCAATGCGAGACATTCATACTGAATTTCTCTAAGCTTGATAAACTTCAATTAAATGATTACCATGAGGCAATCATTGATTTCTTCTCATTAATTACGGACTTGATCATGTTTTACCCCGGTGCATTTTTGAACTCTACAGAGTTATTAAGCCCTGTACTGAATGTTGCTCTCGAGTGTGTCAACAAGCTTGACAACTACGACGCTTATATATGTATCTTGCGTTGCTTAGATGATATCATATCCTGGGGGTTCAAGACTCCGCCGATCTCAACAGTATCCATCGAGATTGTTCCAGATGAATGGAGAAACCAAGTTATTAACGAGGTTGTAATATCTCACGGTAACCAATTGATATTAGTATTATTCATTGGACTGGTAACTACCTTTGAAAACACCGCTCATTCAGATGCCATTAGTTGTATCGTAAAATGTTTGAGAATACTGACAGAGGCAAACAACAGCGATCCGACTATTTGCGTTGATTGGATTTATAACGTGGTGGAACAACTTGGCCAGGTAACCGTTAATGAAAGAGATAATTTGGCGAAGGCTATAGTAGAGGGACTAAATTCGAGAGACTACAGAAAGGTGAGGGAAGGAATCAGAGCGTTTGTTGGATGGtattcaagaaagaatgTCAATTCGAGGTTTGAATAA
- the PNS1 gene encoding Pns1p (similar to YOR161C), which translates to MPLNEKYERPPQPPPAYDPNHRPPSSSENSAAANTNDGQTPYHFRQDQYYNLNSKTSGAPIGSFDEAFPTENDNKPRWNDWPFTILFLCTVGGFIAIAAITLRAWSQTYSSTGSGIYDGVDTGTLNTNAAILLVFVCIIALIFSVLGLTLCRIFPKQFIYCGMIINLVASLGTAIMYMSLRYWSAGIVFLVFTFMTAWCYWGMRSRIPLSVAVLKVVVDAMKKCPQIFFVSFIGAIVASAFGFLFSAVIVATYIKYDPNSSNGGCDVSGGSCSHSKLIGVLVVVFFCGYYISEVIRNVIHCVISGVFGSWYYMSKSDQGMPRWPAFGALKRAMTYSFGSICFGSLLVALIELLKQVLQMIRKDVTSNGGGQIAIQILFMVFDWIIGFLKWVAEYFNHYAYSFIALYGKPYLRAAKETWYMLREKGMDALINDNLINIALGLFAMFASYMTALFTFLYLRFTSPQYNSNGAYNGALMAFSFVIALQICNIATEAIRSGTATFFVALGNDPEVFHHSYPHRFDEIFRAYPDVLRKLSHQNV; encoded by the coding sequence ATGCcattgaatgaaaaatacgAAAGGCCTCCGCAGCCACCTCCAGCGTATGATCCTAACCACAGGCCGCCCAGCTCGTCCGAGAACTCGGCCGCGGCGAACACCAACGATGGCCAGACGCCGTACCATTTTAGACAGGATCAATATTACAATCTGAACTCCAAAACGAGTGGGGCTCCTATAGGCAGCTTTGACGAGGCTTTCCCCACTGAAAATGACAATAAACCTAGGTGGAACGACTGGCCGTTCACCATTCTTTTCCTGTGCACCGTAGGAGGATTCATCGCCATTGCCGCCATCACCTTAAGGGCATGGTCCCAAACCTATAGCAGTACGGGTTCCGGGATATATGACGGGGTCGATACTGGTACATTAAACACCAATGCTGCCATCTTGTTAGTTTTCGTGTGCATTATTGCCCTGATATTCTCCGTTTTGGGCCTTACGCTCTGTCGGATTTTTCCGAAGCAATTTATATATTGCGGTATGATCATCAACCTAGTGGCTTCTCTTGGGACCGCCATTATGTACATGTCTTTGAGGTACTGGTCTGCAGGGATTGTGTTTTTGGTTTTTACGTTCATGACCGCGTGGTGCTATTGGGGCATGAGGTCTAGAATTCCCCTTTCCGTGGCGGTATTGAAGGTCGTTGTCGATGCCATGAAGAAATGTCCTcagattttctttgtttcaTTTATCGGAGCCATTGTTGCCAGTGCCTTTGGGTTTCTCTTCTCCGCAGTCATTGTGGCTACCTACATAAAATATGACCCCAATAGTTCCAACGGGGGCTGTGACGTCTCTGGTGGCAGCTGTTCCCATTCGAAATTGATCGGTGTCTTGGTTGTGGTGTTCTTCTGTGGCTATTATATCTCTGAAGTAATAAGAAACGTCATCCATTGTGTTATTTCCGGCGTCTTTGGCAGCTGGTACTACATGTCAAAGTCTGACCAAGGAATGCCAAGGTGGCCTGCATTTGGGGCACTCAAAAGAGCCATGACTTACTCGTTCGGTTCCATTTGCTTTGGTTCTTTGCTAGTTGCTTTGATCGAACTGTTGAAACAAGTATTACAAATGATTAGAAAGGATGTCACCTCCAATGGTGGCGGCCAAATTGCCATCCAGATTTTGTTTATGGTGTTTGACTGGATTATTGGCTTCCTTAAGTGGGTGGCTGAGTATTTCAATCATTATGCATACTCTTTCATCGCTCTTTATGGTAAACCTTATTTAAGAGCCGCTAAAGAAACCTGGTATATGTTAAGAGAAAAGGGAATGGATGCCCTAATTAATGATAATCTAATTAACATTGCACTGGGTTTATTTGCAATGTTTGCCAGTTATATGACCGCCTTGTTCACGTTCTTATATCTACGGTTTACGTCGCCTCAATACAACTCAAACGGTGCCTATAATGGTGCCCTAATGGCTTTCTCATTTGTTATTGCTTTACAGATTTGCAATATCGCAACAGAAGCTATCAGATCGGGTACAGCAACTTTCTTTGTTGCTCTCGGTAATGATCCGGAGGTCTTCCATCATTCTTACCCTCATAGATTTGATGAGATTTTTAGGGCATATCCTGATGTACTCAGAAAATTGAGTCACCAGAATGTGTAA